The following coding sequences are from one Candidatus Kinetoplastibacterium galatii TCC219 window:
- a CDS encoding ribonucleoside-diphosphate reductase subunit alpha: MQKTVISITDDSSAVSKKQQNNIDKLSDYKVIRRNGSVVDFIPSKINVAITKAFIAVRNEQGIISSSTRELIEKLTDQVIYALVRNKPDGGSFHIEDIQDHVELSLMRSGLQDVARAYVLYREKRNRERVLSKTIIDKKNENEDESSIRVKENNQLTTIKISSLKSIIKSSISGLENTISEEDINTIIKETLKNLYDGIPVKEVFKSIILTTRAKIEKEPSYNYVTARILLHTIRREVLGRETSHEEMYKNYSEYFTKFIKLGVKGGILSSDLENYDLDLLGNAIDASRDLNFKYLGLQTLYDRYFLHLDGKRIELPQIFFMRVAMGIAIREQDKNQKAIEFYNVLSSFDFMSSTPTLFNSGTKHAQMSSCYLTTVPDNLEGIYESIKENALLAKYAGGLGNDWTPVRALRSHIKGTNGESQGVVPFLKVVNDTAVAVNQGGKRKGAVCTYLETWHLDIEEFLELRKNTGDERRRTHDMNTSNWIPDLFMKRVMENKDWTLFSPSDCPDLHEKYGKDFEQAYNKYETKTINGEIKLFKKIPAVSLWRKMLSMLFETGHPWITFKDTCNVRSPQQHIGVIHSSNLCTEITLNTNETEIAVCNLGSINLNNHMKISNSNSFELDLKKLQKTTTIAMRMLDNIIDINYYAVLKAKQSNEKHRPVGLGIMGFQDCLHMMRISYASNEAIDFADKSMEAICYYSYLASSNLAKERGKYSSFKGSLWSHGILPQDTIKMLEKERGGYIEMDQSSQLDWEYLRNHILEHGMRNSNCVAIAPTATISNIIGVSASIEPTFQNLYVKSNLSGEFTIINEFLVNDLKKLNIWDEVMVSDIKYFDGSLSRIDRIPQNIRDLYKTAFEIQPEWLVECASRRQKWIDQAQSLNIYMAGASGKKLDETYKLAWTRGLKTTYYLRAMGATSTEKSTGQGGELNSVIINEDRSRTCQINISSDQECEVCQ; this comes from the coding sequence ATGCAAAAAACAGTAATTTCTATAACTGATGACTCATCAGCTGTAAGCAAAAAACAACAAAATAATATTGATAAATTGTCAGATTATAAAGTAATTCGACGTAATGGATCTGTAGTTGACTTTATTCCGAGCAAGATTAATGTTGCAATAACTAAAGCATTCATAGCTGTCCGTAATGAACAGGGCATAATTTCTTCTAGTACTAGAGAATTGATCGAGAAACTTACAGATCAGGTTATATATGCTTTGGTACGCAACAAACCAGATGGCGGATCATTCCATATAGAAGATATCCAAGATCATGTTGAGTTATCTTTGATGAGATCCGGTCTTCAAGATGTTGCGAGAGCTTATGTTCTGTATAGGGAGAAGAGGAATAGAGAGAGAGTTTTATCAAAAACCATAATAGATAAAAAAAATGAAAATGAAGATGAAAGCTCTATAAGGGTAAAAGAGAATAATCAACTAACTACAATTAAGATTTCATCACTAAAATCAATTATAAAATCGTCAATTTCTGGACTAGAAAATACAATAAGTGAAGAAGATATAAATACAATTATCAAAGAAACTCTTAAAAATTTATATGACGGCATACCTGTTAAAGAAGTGTTTAAATCCATAATTCTAACGACAAGAGCAAAGATAGAGAAAGAACCATCATATAACTACGTAACTGCTAGAATACTACTGCATACAATAAGAAGAGAAGTTTTAGGAAGAGAAACCTCTCATGAGGAAATGTATAAGAATTATTCCGAATATTTTACTAAGTTTATTAAACTTGGAGTAAAAGGTGGGATTTTATCATCAGACCTTGAAAACTATGATTTAGATTTACTAGGAAACGCAATTGATGCTAGCAGAGATCTAAATTTTAAATATCTTGGACTTCAAACTCTGTATGATCGATATTTTTTACATTTAGATGGGAAACGTATAGAGCTTCCACAGATATTTTTCATGAGAGTTGCTATGGGAATAGCAATTAGGGAACAAGATAAAAACCAAAAGGCAATAGAATTCTATAATGTTCTATCTTCTTTCGATTTTATGAGTTCTACTCCTACTTTGTTTAATTCAGGGACAAAACATGCTCAGATGTCATCTTGTTATCTGACAACAGTTCCAGATAATCTGGAAGGCATATATGAGTCTATAAAAGAGAATGCCTTATTGGCTAAATATGCTGGTGGTCTTGGTAATGACTGGACGCCAGTACGAGCATTAAGAAGTCATATAAAAGGAACTAATGGTGAAAGTCAAGGGGTAGTTCCATTTCTAAAAGTTGTTAATGATACAGCTGTTGCTGTTAATCAGGGTGGTAAGCGCAAAGGAGCAGTGTGCACTTATCTTGAAACATGGCACTTGGACATAGAAGAATTTTTAGAGCTTAGAAAAAATACTGGCGATGAAAGAAGACGTACTCATGATATGAATACATCTAATTGGATACCAGATCTCTTCATGAAAAGAGTAATGGAAAATAAGGATTGGACCTTATTTTCCCCATCTGACTGCCCAGATCTGCATGAAAAGTATGGAAAAGACTTCGAGCAGGCTTATAACAAATATGAGACAAAAACTATAAATGGTGAGATAAAGCTATTCAAGAAAATCCCTGCTGTATCTCTATGGAGAAAAATGTTATCCATGTTATTTGAAACAGGCCATCCATGGATAACCTTTAAGGATACATGCAATGTAAGATCTCCTCAGCAGCACATAGGTGTAATCCATAGCTCTAATTTGTGTACAGAAATAACATTAAATACAAACGAGACTGAGATAGCAGTATGTAATTTGGGTTCTATAAATCTAAATAATCATATGAAGATATCAAACAGTAACTCATTTGAACTTGATCTAAAAAAATTACAGAAAACTACTACAATAGCAATGAGAATGTTAGATAACATTATCGATATAAATTACTATGCAGTATTAAAAGCTAAACAATCAAATGAAAAACATAGGCCTGTTGGGCTAGGAATTATGGGATTCCAGGATTGTTTACATATGATGCGCATATCATATGCTTCAAATGAGGCAATAGACTTTGCTGACAAATCTATGGAAGCAATATGCTACTATTCTTACCTAGCTTCTAGTAATTTAGCAAAAGAAAGAGGAAAGTATAGTTCATTTAAAGGTTCTCTATGGTCACATGGTATCCTTCCACAAGACACAATAAAAATGTTGGAAAAGGAAAGAGGAGGTTATATTGAAATGGACCAGTCAAGTCAACTGGACTGGGAGTACTTAAGAAACCACATATTAGAACACGGTATGCGCAACTCAAATTGCGTAGCAATAGCACCAACAGCAACAATATCAAACATAATTGGGGTATCTGCAAGTATAGAACCAACATTCCAGAATCTCTATGTTAAATCTAATCTATCAGGTGAATTCACTATCATTAATGAATTCCTAGTTAATGACTTAAAGAAACTAAATATTTGGGATGAAGTAATGGTCTCTGATATAAAATACTTTGATGGTAGTTTATCTCGCATTGATCGCATACCACAAAATATACGTGATTTATATAAAACAGCTTTCGAAATTCAACCAGAATGGCTAGTAGAATGTGCTTCGCGTCGACAAAAATGGATAGATCAAGCACAGTCTCTAAATATATATATGGCTGGCGCATCTGGAAAAAAGTTAGATGAAACATACAAATTAGCTTGGACACGTGGATTGAAAACAACATATTATCTACGAGCTATGGGAGCAACCAGCACAGAGAAATCAACAGGACAAGGTGGAGAATTAAATTCAGTTATTATTAATGAAGATAGATCCAGGACATGTCAAATAAACATCAGTTCTGATCAAGAATGTGAAGTCTGTCAATAA
- a CDS encoding ribonucleotide-diphosphate reductase subunit beta — MTNNLNPAAKRVIASEKRIINGKTDVNQLVPFKYKWAWEKYLSSCANHWMPQEVNMSRDIALWKNPNGLTDDERLIVKRNLGFFVTADSLAANNIVLGTYRHITAPECRQFLLRQAFEEAIHTHAYQYIVESLDLDESEIFNAYNEIESIRAKDEFLIPFIDAISDKKFQTGTLETDQTLLKSIIVFACLMEGLFFYVGFVQILSLGRQNKMTGAAEQYMYILRDESMHCNFGIDLINTIKMENPQLWTQEFREEIVSLFYKAVDLEYAYAEDTMPRGVLGLNAAMFKSYLRFIANRRAQQIGLDMLFEQEINPFPWMSEMVDLKKERNFFETRVIEYQTGGTLTWE, encoded by the coding sequence ATGACAAACAATCTAAATCCAGCAGCCAAGAGAGTAATTGCCTCTGAAAAAAGAATAATAAATGGCAAGACTGATGTGAATCAATTAGTTCCATTTAAATACAAATGGGCCTGGGAAAAATATTTGAGTTCATGCGCTAATCATTGGATGCCTCAAGAAGTTAATATGTCCCGTGATATCGCATTATGGAAGAATCCAAATGGGTTAACAGATGACGAGAGACTAATCGTAAAAAGAAACTTGGGCTTTTTTGTTACTGCTGACTCTTTAGCTGCTAATAACATAGTGCTTGGAACCTATAGACACATAACTGCTCCTGAATGTCGTCAATTCTTATTAAGACAGGCTTTCGAAGAAGCAATTCATACTCATGCTTATCAATACATAGTTGAAAGCTTAGATCTTGATGAATCTGAAATATTTAATGCTTATAATGAGATTGAATCTATAAGAGCAAAAGATGAATTTTTAATTCCTTTTATAGATGCCATATCAGATAAAAAATTTCAAACAGGAACGTTAGAAACAGATCAGACTTTATTAAAATCTATAATAGTATTTGCTTGCCTAATGGAAGGATTATTCTTTTATGTCGGTTTTGTGCAAATTCTGTCTTTAGGAAGGCAAAATAAAATGACAGGAGCTGCTGAACAATATATGTATATCTTACGGGATGAATCTATGCACTGCAACTTCGGTATAGATCTAATTAATACAATAAAAATGGAAAACCCTCAACTCTGGACACAGGAATTTCGAGAAGAAATAGTTTCGCTATTCTACAAAGCTGTCGATCTAGAATATGCTTATGCAGAAGACACAATGCCTAGAGGGGTATTAGGTCTTAATGCCGCTATGTTTAAATCTTATCTAAGATTCATTGCTAATAGAAGAGCTCAGCAGATAGGATTAGACATGCTATTTGAGCAAGAAATTAACCCTTTCCCTTGGATGTCAGAAATGGTGGATCTAAAAAAAGAACGTAATTTCTTCGAGACTCGTGTAATAGAATACCAAACTGGTGGCACCTTGACCTGGGAGTAA
- a CDS encoding 50S ribosomal protein L11 methyltransferase, protein MLELSFYCKAVYVDSLSDAFMNFGALSVSIEDADANSLSESPIFLEPGFSTDHFHWNRNKVNVLIKKEEKFIGILDSVLNYLGMSDKDIDCVSVVDVEELDWVSLVQSKFSPIFITKRICIISSTYQNDISNTSSTNNPSNNIHYIEINPGLAFGTGNHPTTSLCISWLDDNLREGDSLLDYGCGSGILAITSLKLGAGRVVAVDIDDQAISCTKHNAIINNVDLTVCSPENMPLNTYGIVIANILSKPLQLISSSLSSMVQRNGYLVLSGILSNQVEEVILAYSPNITLQVWKELDGWVCLYGKNFME, encoded by the coding sequence TTGCTGGAATTATCCTTTTATTGTAAAGCTGTTTACGTAGATTCTTTATCTGATGCATTCATGAATTTTGGTGCATTATCGGTTTCTATTGAAGATGCAGACGCAAATAGTTTGTCGGAATCCCCTATTTTCTTAGAGCCTGGTTTTTCAACAGATCATTTTCACTGGAACAGAAATAAGGTAAATGTTTTAATAAAAAAAGAAGAAAAATTTATAGGAATTTTAGATTCTGTTCTTAATTATTTAGGGATGAGTGATAAAGACATAGATTGTGTTTCGGTTGTTGATGTAGAAGAATTAGACTGGGTTTCATTAGTGCAGTCCAAGTTTTCTCCTATTTTTATAACAAAACGCATTTGTATAATTTCTAGTACTTATCAAAATGATATATCCAACACAAGCAGCACTAATAATCCATCAAATAATATTCATTATATAGAAATAAACCCAGGTTTGGCATTTGGAACTGGCAATCACCCAACTACTAGTCTTTGTATATCATGGCTAGATGATAATCTTAGAGAAGGTGATTCTCTACTGGATTATGGTTGTGGCTCTGGGATTTTAGCTATTACATCTTTAAAGTTAGGAGCTGGAAGAGTAGTGGCAGTAGACATAGATGATCAGGCTATCTCGTGCACAAAACATAATGCTATTATAAATAATGTTGATTTAACGGTTTGTAGTCCAGAAAATATGCCTTTAAACACGTATGGAATTGTTATAGCTAATATTCTTTCTAAGCCGCTACAATTAATATCTAGTAGTTTATCTTCAATGGTTCAACGCAATGGTTATTTAGTTTTATCTGGTATTCTTTCTAATCAGGTAGAAGAAGTTATATTAGCCTATTCACCAAATATTACTCTTCAAGTATGGAAAGAATTGGATGGTTGGGTATGTTTATATGGAAAGAATTTTATGGAATGA
- the accC gene encoding acetyl-CoA carboxylase biotin carboxylase subunit, whose product MFEKILIANRGEIALRIQRACREMGIKTVVVHSDVDKDAKYVRLADESVCIGPAASKDSYLNMPAIISAAEVTDAEAIHPGYGFLSENADFAERVERSGFIFIGPKPETIRKMGDKVCAKRIMMSSGVPVVPGSDGVLSDDPQSILDIAKKIGYPVIIKSAGGGGGRGMRVVYTEAALLNAVVMTRSEAEVAFNNSSVYIEKFLENPRHIEIQVLSDGIRHALWLGDRDCSIQRRHQKIIEEAPATGIQRRLIERIGDRCVDACRKIGYRGAGTFEFLFEDGEFYFIEMNTRIQVEHTVTELVTGIDLVQEQIKIAAGEKLTLRQKDIKIRGHAIECRINAENPSNFLPSPGKITNWHTAGGPGVRVDSHVFDGYVVSPYYDSMIAKLITYGDNRDQALSKMKVALSEMVVEGIDTNISLHRELLQDSRFIEGGTSIHYLEQKLSQRI is encoded by the coding sequence ATGTTTGAAAAAATACTGATAGCAAACCGTGGCGAAATTGCATTGAGAATACAAAGAGCTTGTCGCGAGATGGGCATAAAAACCGTAGTGGTTCATTCTGATGTAGATAAAGATGCAAAGTATGTGCGCTTGGCAGATGAATCTGTGTGTATTGGTCCTGCTGCATCAAAAGATAGTTACTTGAACATGCCTGCTATTATTTCCGCTGCTGAAGTTACAGATGCAGAGGCAATTCATCCTGGATATGGTTTTTTGTCAGAGAATGCTGATTTCGCAGAGAGGGTGGAAAGAAGTGGATTTATATTTATAGGACCTAAACCTGAAACTATACGTAAGATGGGCGATAAGGTTTGTGCCAAAAGAATAATGATGTCTTCAGGCGTCCCGGTAGTTCCAGGATCTGATGGCGTCTTATCAGATGATCCGCAGTCCATATTAGATATAGCTAAGAAAATAGGATATCCAGTAATTATAAAATCAGCTGGTGGAGGTGGTGGCAGAGGGATGAGGGTTGTTTATACTGAAGCCGCGTTATTGAATGCAGTAGTTATGACTCGCTCAGAGGCAGAGGTAGCTTTTAATAATTCTAGTGTTTATATAGAAAAGTTTTTAGAAAATCCTAGACATATTGAGATCCAAGTTCTATCTGATGGTATTCGCCATGCATTATGGTTAGGAGATAGAGATTGCTCTATTCAGCGACGTCATCAAAAGATAATTGAAGAAGCGCCAGCTACTGGTATTCAGAGAAGACTGATTGAACGTATAGGTGATAGATGCGTTGATGCTTGTAGAAAAATTGGATATAGAGGAGCAGGGACCTTTGAGTTCTTGTTTGAAGATGGAGAGTTTTATTTTATTGAAATGAATACTAGGATTCAAGTAGAGCACACAGTTACAGAGCTTGTAACTGGCATTGACTTGGTACAGGAGCAGATAAAAATAGCTGCTGGAGAAAAACTTACATTAAGGCAAAAAGATATAAAAATCAGAGGACATGCTATTGAGTGTAGAATCAATGCAGAAAATCCATCTAATTTTTTACCTAGTCCAGGTAAAATAACAAATTGGCATACTGCTGGAGGTCCTGGCGTTAGAGTAGATTCACATGTTTTTGACGGTTATGTTGTTTCTCCATACTATGATTCTATGATAGCAAAGTTAATTACATATGGTGATAATAGAGATCAAGCGCTATCCAAGATGAAGGTAGCTTTGTCAGAAATGGTGGTAGAAGGAATTGATACAAATATTTCTTTGCATAGAGAATTATTACAAGATTCTAGATTTATTGAGGGCGGCACTAGTATTCATTATTTAGAGCAAAAGCTATCTCAGAGAATATAA
- the accB gene encoding acetyl-CoA carboxylase biotin carboxyl carrier protein: protein MDFEKIKKLIDLVAESDITEFEITEGDGRVRIVKSSSSNNHTSPVTDLVGSTEKKVDNVVIDNSHIVRAPMVGTFYRSSSPGNPPFVDIGQVVKEGDQLCIIEAMKLLNEVEADKSGVIKAILVDNGEPVEYGQHLFIID, encoded by the coding sequence ATGGATTTTGAAAAAATAAAAAAATTAATAGATTTGGTTGCTGAATCAGATATTACAGAATTTGAAATAACAGAAGGGGATGGGAGGGTTCGTATAGTTAAGTCTTCCAGTTCTAATAATCATACTAGCCCAGTTACAGATTTGGTCGGCTCTACAGAAAAAAAAGTAGATAATGTTGTTATAGATAATTCTCACATTGTTAGAGCCCCAATGGTTGGGACCTTCTATCGCTCATCAAGTCCTGGGAATCCGCCTTTCGTAGACATAGGGCAAGTTGTTAAAGAGGGTGATCAGCTTTGCATTATCGAAGCTATGAAATTATTAAATGAGGTAGAGGCCGATAAATCAGGAGTGATAAAAGCAATATTGGTAGATAATGGTGAACCTGTCGAATATGGCCAACACCTATTTATTATTGATTAA
- the aroQ gene encoding type II 3-dehydroquinate dehydratase encodes MAKNILVLHGPNLNLLGVREPTIYGNISLSTIDSSLRKIASEAMVDISIVQSNHEGHLIDIIHDSHLKRNDFLIINAGAYTHTSIALRDAISAVSIPFIEVHISNVYKRESFRSLSYLSDIAIGVISGLGISGYESALRYAINY; translated from the coding sequence ATGGCAAAAAACATATTAGTATTACATGGACCAAATTTAAATTTACTTGGAGTTAGAGAACCAACTATATATGGGAATATATCATTATCTACGATTGATAGCAGCCTTAGAAAAATAGCTTCTGAAGCTATGGTTGATATTTCAATAGTGCAGAGTAATCATGAAGGCCATCTTATTGATATAATTCATGATTCTCATTTAAAAAGAAATGATTTTCTTATTATAAATGCCGGTGCATATACCCATACCAGTATAGCATTGCGCGACGCGATATCTGCAGTTTCTATCCCTTTTATAGAAGTACATATATCTAATGTTTATAAAAGAGAATCTTTTAGGAGCTTGTCTTATTTGTCTGATATTGCAATAGGTGTTATCTCTGGTCTAGGGATTAGTGGATATGAATCAGCATTAAGATATGCTATAAATTACTAA
- a CDS encoding ribonuclease catalytic domain-containing protein, with translation MNMYVFYDEGNAFKTGSVISETDNTLQVISEHGKHIKIKQSNCLFKFDSPDPLTLMKEAVILSKEIDTNFLWECSPNNNFNAIDLATEYFGHNPTNIEYVSVLILLHNSPIYFYKKGTGKYISATQSAISSALINIEKKKLIEQEQEYLKNQMTNGILPKIICENAELLITNPDKKSIYWKALNAACIELQKSPEQLLLSLKTWPSPLTLFKKRFIYVNFPNGLDFPEFDDIRVIKNLDLSDNEIYSIDDKNTTEIDDGLSVKELENGEIEVGIHIAAPGLGINPGSTYDRNARFRASTVYMPSEKIQMQPDEIIKKFSLAKGKEVPALSLYVVFDRNCIITKSRSCTELVKVKENLRINHLEEEYTESNLDNPEKDIIYSHWIRPLWKIAKKLNSARQINRGFPDNNSYTDFSFYLEGDTNDPNSIVHIEKRRRNSPINLVVSEFMILANNLWGGLLKKYNVPGIYRSQQPMSRVKIGTIPLPHSGIGVPQYIWSTSPLRRYIDLVNQWQLISIVENEIAAPLFSPFRSRGNDLLSIIQEFEIRYSAISNFQNEIENYWSIKWLIQNGIKRTNAHVIKDNLVKLSEVPIFADIMGMPKNLKGTIIEVEITDIDELNCKLICKYIK, from the coding sequence ATGAATATGTATGTTTTCTATGATGAAGGCAACGCCTTCAAAACAGGTAGCGTAATCTCCGAAACGGATAATACCCTACAAGTAATTTCAGAACATGGCAAACACATAAAAATTAAACAATCTAACTGTTTGTTTAAATTTGACAGTCCTGATCCACTTACATTAATGAAAGAAGCCGTAATACTTTCAAAAGAAATAGATACAAATTTTTTATGGGAATGCTCTCCTAATAACAACTTTAACGCTATAGACTTAGCTACAGAATATTTCGGTCATAATCCAACAAATATAGAGTATGTTAGTGTATTAATTTTATTACATAATTCTCCCATATATTTCTATAAAAAAGGTACTGGCAAATACATATCAGCTACGCAGTCTGCGATATCATCTGCTTTGATAAATATAGAGAAAAAAAAATTAATAGAGCAAGAACAAGAGTATCTAAAAAACCAGATGACAAATGGTATTTTGCCTAAAATTATCTGCGAAAATGCAGAATTATTAATAACTAATCCAGATAAGAAATCTATTTACTGGAAAGCATTAAATGCAGCATGTATAGAACTCCAAAAGTCTCCGGAACAACTGCTTTTATCTTTAAAAACTTGGCCAAGCCCATTAACTTTGTTTAAAAAAAGATTTATTTATGTAAATTTTCCTAATGGTTTGGATTTTCCTGAGTTTGATGACATCAGGGTGATTAAAAATTTAGATTTATCAGACAACGAAATTTACTCAATAGATGACAAAAATACCACCGAGATAGATGATGGGCTGTCTGTGAAAGAATTGGAAAATGGAGAAATAGAAGTAGGAATACATATAGCAGCTCCAGGATTAGGAATAAACCCTGGCAGCACATATGATAGGAATGCAAGGTTTAGAGCATCTACTGTTTATATGCCTAGTGAGAAAATACAGATGCAACCAGATGAGATAATAAAAAAATTCTCTCTAGCTAAAGGGAAAGAAGTGCCAGCTTTATCTTTATATGTTGTTTTTGATAGAAACTGTATTATTACTAAATCTCGCTCTTGTACTGAATTAGTAAAAGTAAAAGAAAATCTACGAATTAACCATCTAGAAGAAGAATATACAGAATCTAATTTGGATAATCCAGAAAAAGATATAATATACTCTCATTGGATAAGGCCTTTGTGGAAAATTGCCAAGAAACTAAATTCAGCAAGGCAAATCAACAGAGGATTCCCAGATAATAACTCTTATACAGATTTCTCATTTTATCTTGAAGGAGATACTAATGACCCTAATTCCATAGTACATATAGAGAAAAGAAGAAGAAACTCTCCTATAAATTTAGTAGTATCAGAATTCATGATTCTTGCAAATAACCTATGGGGAGGATTATTAAAAAAATATAATGTTCCTGGAATATATAGATCTCAACAACCAATGAGCAGAGTAAAAATTGGTACTATACCATTGCCACACTCTGGAATAGGTGTTCCTCAATATATATGGAGCACTTCCCCATTAAGAAGATATATTGATCTTGTTAATCAATGGCAATTAATTTCTATAGTTGAAAATGAAATAGCAGCACCACTATTTTCTCCATTCAGAAGTAGAGGTAATGATCTTTTGAGCATAATACAAGAATTCGAGATAAGGTATTCAGCCATATCGAATTTTCAAAACGAAATAGAAAATTATTGGTCTATAAAATGGTTAATCCAAAATGGAATAAAGAGAACTAATGCACATGTAATTAAAGACAATCTAGTAAAATTAAGTGAAGTTCCGATATTCGCTGATATAATGGGTATGCCCAAGAATCTAAAAGGCACAATAATAGAAGTAGAGATAACAGATATTGACGAGTTAAATTGCAAGTTAATCTGCAAGTACATAAAGTGA
- the aroE gene encoding shikimate dehydrogenase encodes MQKYAVQKYAVIGNPVAHSRSPDIHMMFAKQNGISISYEKIFSSEEYFDETVRKFFAEGGYGLNVTVPFKRKAFSIIDGNCISERAKLAKSINTIWTKDGVLHGCNTDGIGLLRDLTRLGFNFENARILIVGAGGAARGAFQTLINTSCSEINIANRTVVNAKNLVEECKDNDRKIINYGPLTEANKNGPWNLVINTTTSSLSNISPDLPRNLYCKGNSLAYDMMYSKKDTPFMRQARLDGATKCSDGLGMLVEQAAESFYIWCNVKPETITVLENIRKLMSNE; translated from the coding sequence ATGCAAAAATATGCAGTACAAAAATATGCAGTAATTGGAAATCCTGTTGCACATAGTCGTTCTCCTGATATACATATGATGTTTGCAAAACAAAACGGCATCTCCATATCCTATGAGAAAATATTTTCATCAGAGGAATATTTTGACGAAACAGTTAGAAAATTTTTTGCAGAAGGTGGTTACGGATTAAATGTTACAGTTCCTTTTAAGAGAAAAGCGTTTTCAATAATAGATGGTAATTGTATATCAGAGAGAGCTAAGCTAGCTAAATCTATTAATACGATTTGGACAAAAGATGGTGTACTACATGGATGCAATACTGACGGAATAGGATTGTTAAGAGATTTAACTAGGCTAGGTTTTAATTTTGAAAATGCTAGAATATTGATTGTAGGAGCTGGAGGAGCTGCTAGAGGGGCATTTCAAACCTTAATAAATACTTCTTGTTCTGAAATAAATATTGCTAACAGAACAGTTGTTAATGCGAAAAACTTGGTAGAGGAATGCAAAGATAACGATAGAAAAATAATTAATTACGGGCCACTTACAGAAGCCAATAAAAATGGGCCTTGGAATCTTGTTATAAATACTACGACAAGTAGTCTATCTAATATATCACCAGATTTGCCTAGAAACTTGTACTGTAAAGGAAATTCTCTTGCATACGATATGATGTATAGTAAAAAGGATACTCCTTTCATGCGTCAAGCTAGATTAGATGGAGCCACGAAGTGCTCAGATGGATTAGGTATGTTAGTGGAACAGGCAGCCGAGAGTTTTTATATTTGGTGCAATGTAAAGCCAGAAACAATAACGGTATTAGAAAACATAAGAAAATTAATGTCTAACGAATAA